One Pullulanibacillus sp. KACC 23026 DNA segment encodes these proteins:
- the yhaM gene encoding 3'-5' exoribonuclease YhaM yields the protein MKGIIQALEGETINQYLLIKSVSRSIASNGKPYLTIILQDVSGEIEAKLWDISRDDEDIYQPDTIVLVEGDITSFRGKMQLRIRRIRQAKESDPITKADLVPVAPVPVADMMEKITQYIFKMNNPVLQRMTRALLKKHQQAFYEYPAATKNHHEYMSGLAYHVTSMLDLAAAISGLYPELDEDLLYAGIILHDMGKVIELSGPTATAYTLEGKLLGHITIMVNEIGEAAKALDYEEAEEVLILKHLILSHHHKGEWGSPKPPLIKEAEILHMIDNLDAKMNMMSRALEKVQPGEFTERLFAMDNRSFYKPTFTSKTVSV from the coding sequence TTGAAGGGAATCATACAGGCATTAGAAGGGGAAACGATCAATCAATATCTCTTAATTAAATCCGTAAGCCGTTCAATCGCAAGCAATGGAAAGCCGTATTTAACCATCATTTTACAAGACGTCTCAGGTGAAATTGAAGCGAAATTATGGGATATCTCACGTGATGATGAGGACATTTATCAGCCGGATACCATTGTCCTTGTTGAAGGGGATATTACAAGCTTCAGGGGGAAAATGCAGCTTCGGATTCGTCGCATTCGACAGGCTAAAGAGTCCGATCCGATTACAAAGGCCGATCTTGTTCCGGTTGCTCCTGTACCTGTTGCGGATATGATGGAGAAGATCACACAGTATATTTTTAAAATGAATAACCCCGTCTTACAACGAATGACACGTGCTTTGTTAAAGAAACACCAACAGGCCTTTTATGAATACCCAGCTGCAACGAAAAATCACCATGAGTATATGTCAGGTCTTGCTTATCATGTCACTTCGATGCTGGATCTCGCCGCTGCGATATCGGGTCTATATCCCGAATTGGATGAAGACTTGTTATACGCAGGGATCATTCTTCATGATATGGGTAAAGTGATTGAATTATCGGGTCCGACGGCAACCGCCTATACGCTCGAAGGAAAACTTCTCGGCCATATCACGATTATGGTAAACGAGATAGGTGAAGCAGCGAAGGCACTGGATTATGAAGAGGCCGAGGAGGTTCTCATTCTCAAACATCTTATTTTGAGCCATCATCATAAGGGAGAATGGGGGAGCCCGAAACCGCCTTTAATTAAAGAGGCCGAAATTCTTCATATGATTGATAATCTGGATGCCAAGATGAATATGATGTCCAGGGCCCTTGAAAAAGTACAGCCGGGAGAGTTTACGGAGCGACTTTTTGCGATGGATAATCGTTCCTTCTATAAACCGACATTTACGTCAAAAACGGTTTCAGTTTAA
- a CDS encoding YpmS family protein — MINKWKRAFFILLAVDVLFVIIVLLLLVTALPKAQPPVNTKWQTSAINTAPIFTVSGNKEQLASLMNAELQKEIKGNLEASILLNNQVEFTGSLKILGVKIPYSMLFDPKVENNGETVVLKETSATIGLFSLPVSQVMTFIQQGASLPKWVVVQPNKERLEVHLSGFVIRDQFTIRAEQIDLKHNKLIFNIYNSANKK; from the coding sequence GTGATCAATAAGTGGAAACGCGCGTTTTTTATTTTATTAGCTGTGGATGTCCTTTTTGTCATCATTGTCTTGCTGCTACTTGTAACGGCCTTACCTAAAGCTCAGCCGCCTGTTAATACAAAGTGGCAAACATCGGCAATCAACACAGCACCTATTTTTACAGTAAGTGGTAATAAAGAACAACTGGCTAGTTTAATGAATGCTGAGCTTCAAAAAGAAATAAAAGGTAATTTGGAGGCATCCATCTTATTAAATAATCAGGTTGAATTTACAGGTTCTCTAAAAATTCTTGGTGTGAAAATCCCTTATAGTATGTTGTTTGATCCCAAAGTCGAAAATAATGGAGAAACGGTTGTCCTTAAGGAAACCTCTGCCACCATTGGCCTGTTTTCCTTGCCTGTTTCACAAGTAATGACCTTTATCCAACAAGGGGCAAGCCTTCCCAAATGGGTAGTGGTTCAACCGAACAAGGAAAGGCTGGAGGTTCATCTTTCTGGATTTGTTATCCGTGATCAGTTTACCATACGTGCTGAGCAGATTGATCTAAAGCATAATAAGCTGATTTTTAATATTTATAACTCAGCTAACAAAAAATAG
- a CDS encoding HAMP domain-containing sensor histidine kinase — translation MLRLNLTSRIWFSFILLILVIAVSVAVIYPISIQQALKEDSFDLIQQEQLNFIPTIDHDDNTQSGLGFIEQQQAAHSVGNLIVQNGIGQLSGAAVPASVLKEMMSHANSSKKLEVGQFELNYKGATLFYVTRHIDTNDGQATVISYMWDTYRNQMAKKLWIRLLYVFLLAVIISLGFSVWLTHYLKAPLKALGKNFEAISKFNWKEPFIWNSGDEFQALADQFENMRKNLVHYDEAQKEFLQQASHELKTPIMVIQSYAQAVKDGLLPNGLDTTMDIIFGEAKQMEHRVKKLLYYTRIDSLKDETPTLELITFGELAQSFKERLSAMKPEVKFHISGESVMLHVDPEQFGIVLENLLENALRYAESKIELKAEEGQGCHIISIHNDGSSISEDIMDSLFEPFKKGVKGQFGLGLAIVKRLIERHNGTIDLFNDKDGVTFKITIPF, via the coding sequence ATGCTTCGTTTAAATCTAACGAGTCGAATCTGGTTTTCCTTTATTTTATTAATTCTAGTTATTGCCGTGAGCGTTGCGGTTATTTACCCGATTTCTATTCAGCAGGCATTAAAAGAAGATTCCTTTGATTTGATCCAACAGGAGCAGCTTAACTTTATTCCAACTATTGATCATGATGACAATACCCAATCAGGACTTGGATTTATTGAGCAGCAACAGGCAGCGCACTCTGTAGGAAATCTCATTGTTCAAAATGGGATTGGTCAATTATCAGGGGCCGCTGTTCCGGCAAGTGTTTTGAAGGAAATGATGTCACATGCAAATAGCAGTAAGAAACTTGAAGTGGGTCAATTTGAGTTGAATTATAAAGGGGCAACGCTCTTTTATGTGACCCGTCATATCGATACAAATGACGGACAAGCCACAGTTATTTCTTATATGTGGGACACTTATCGCAACCAAATGGCTAAGAAATTATGGATTCGGCTCTTATATGTCTTTTTGCTAGCGGTCATAATCAGTCTGGGGTTCTCTGTATGGCTGACTCATTATTTAAAAGCTCCGCTAAAGGCTTTAGGGAAAAATTTTGAAGCTATTTCGAAATTCAATTGGAAAGAGCCCTTTATTTGGAATAGCGGTGACGAGTTTCAAGCATTAGCCGATCAATTCGAGAATATGAGAAAAAATTTAGTTCATTATGATGAAGCTCAAAAGGAATTTCTCCAGCAAGCCTCGCATGAGCTGAAAACCCCAATAATGGTGATACAAAGCTATGCACAGGCTGTAAAGGACGGCTTGCTGCCCAATGGACTAGATACTACAATGGATATTATTTTTGGGGAAGCGAAGCAAATGGAGCATCGGGTGAAGAAGCTTCTCTATTATACGCGTATTGATTCACTTAAGGATGAAACACCGACGCTCGAACTGATCACATTTGGTGAGCTTGCTCAGTCTTTTAAAGAGCGCTTATCCGCTATGAAGCCCGAGGTGAAGTTTCATATAAGTGGTGAAAGCGTCATGCTGCATGTCGATCCCGAACAATTTGGGATCGTGTTAGAGAATCTCTTAGAAAATGCGCTTCGTTATGCTGAATCTAAAATTGAATTGAAGGCTGAGGAAGGCCAAGGGTGTCACATCATTTCAATTCATAATGACGGATCTTCTATTTCAGAGGATATAATGGATAGCTTGTTCGAACCCTTCAAAAAAGGGGTAAAAGGACAGTTTGGGTTAGGCTTAGCCATCGTTAAACGGTTGATTGAGCGCCATAATGGAACAATTGATTTGTTTAATGATAAAGATGGTGTGACGTTCAAAATAACCATACCCTTTTGA
- a CDS encoding YtxH domain-containing protein, translated as MGKAKSFLLGFTFGSVAAASAVLLSTPKAGKQFRTTLKDKVGEMSASVDDIKNAVNQAKENINDLKTKGMPLVRTTVNDVKELVDTWKSQVQPHLGKLLQDSKSLGEETKRIPITRSIDD; from the coding sequence ATGGGAAAAGCGAAATCATTTCTTTTAGGATTTACATTTGGAAGTGTTGCGGCAGCATCAGCCGTTTTGCTCAGTACACCCAAAGCCGGTAAACAATTTCGAACCACTCTAAAAGATAAAGTAGGAGAAATGAGTGCTTCTGTAGACGATATTAAAAACGCAGTCAATCAAGCGAAAGAAAACATCAATGACTTGAAGACAAAAGGGATGCCTCTTGTAAGAACAACCGTAAACGATGTCAAGGAATTAGTAGATACTTGGAAGTCCCAAGTTCAACCCCACCTTGGAAAACTGCTTCAAGACTCCAAATCCCTTGGAGAAGAGACCAAACGAATTCCAATTACTCGGTCGATCGATGACTAA
- a CDS encoding MFS transporter translates to MTQQAELSKEHQGGQSIAVWAVFFACIIAFMGLGLVDPILPAIATQLKATPSQVTLLFTSYNAVMAVAMLITGALSSRLGIKRTLLCGIVIIAFFSAAGGLSNNIWAIVGLRGGWGLGNALFVATALTAIVTLSNNGTAKAVILYEAAIGLGISVGPLLGGELGAITWRGPFLGVAALMVLAFIFVSVLMPGTRKLNAGKPKAKSTSLLDPFRALKHRSIVVFGLAACLYNFGFFTLLAYAPFVMGLDAHGLGYVFIGWGVLLALTSVFMAPKLQQRFGTVSSMCAMLFLFALLLIIMGIWTDIQWVIIVAVILAGAMLGNNNTLITTAVMNAAPIERSTASAAYSFLRFLGGAVAPYLAGKLAEWFSPHVPFIVGGVFVLVSVLFILVNRKHVHHVDQVEAGH, encoded by the coding sequence ATGACGCAACAAGCTGAATTGTCAAAAGAACACCAAGGGGGGCAATCCATCGCCGTATGGGCTGTTTTTTTTGCTTGTATCATCGCCTTTATGGGGCTTGGATTAGTTGATCCGATCTTACCGGCCATTGCCACACAGTTAAAGGCAACACCCAGTCAGGTCACTTTGCTATTTACAAGTTATAATGCGGTGATGGCGGTTGCCATGTTAATTACAGGGGCCCTTTCATCGCGTCTTGGAATTAAAAGGACTCTTTTATGCGGAATTGTCATTATTGCTTTTTTCTCAGCAGCTGGGGGTCTTTCAAATAATATATGGGCCATTGTTGGTTTACGTGGAGGCTGGGGTCTCGGTAATGCATTGTTTGTAGCAACAGCCTTAACGGCGATTGTTACTTTATCTAATAATGGAACGGCAAAAGCGGTGATTCTTTATGAGGCGGCAATCGGACTTGGCATTTCAGTAGGTCCTCTCCTCGGTGGTGAACTCGGAGCGATTACTTGGAGAGGGCCATTTTTAGGAGTGGCAGCTCTTATGGTATTGGCCTTTATATTTGTCAGCGTGCTGATGCCAGGAACTCGTAAGCTGAACGCTGGGAAGCCAAAGGCTAAATCAACCTCCTTGCTTGACCCATTTCGTGCTCTGAAACATCGATCGATCGTCGTATTTGGGTTAGCAGCTTGTCTTTATAACTTTGGTTTCTTCACTTTATTAGCTTATGCGCCGTTCGTTATGGGCTTAGACGCACACGGACTTGGTTATGTTTTCATTGGCTGGGGTGTTTTGTTAGCTCTCACATCCGTTTTCATGGCACCGAAACTGCAGCAGCGTTTTGGGACGGTCTCCTCCATGTGCGCCATGCTATTTTTGTTTGCGCTCTTACTTATTATCATGGGGATATGGACGGACATTCAATGGGTTATTATTGTAGCAGTTATATTAGCGGGTGCCATGCTCGGAAATAACAATACATTAATTACAACTGCTGTGATGAATGCAGCGCCAATCGAGCGTTCAACGGCATCCGCTGCCTATAGCTTCTTACGCTTTTTGGGCGGTGCCGTCGCCCCTTATCTAGCTGGGAAATTAGCGGAATGGTTTTCACCGCATGTTCCGTTTATTGTAGGCGGCGTTTTTGTTCTTGTGTCGGTTTTATTTATTTTAGTCAATCGAAAGCACGTCCACCACGTCGATCAGGTTGAAGCCGGTCATTAA
- a CDS encoding HIT family protein: MAHDSTCIFCKIIQGEIPAAKVFENEHVIAFLDIGQVTKGHTLVIPKDHQANIFELQEDTAAKLFAAVPQIARAIKQAFQPVGLNLLNNNGELAGQSVFHYHVHLIPRYGEGDGFGAVWKTNDVTPEARTEIAQKIADAL, encoded by the coding sequence ATGGCTCATGATTCAACTTGTATTTTCTGTAAAATAATTCAGGGGGAGATCCCTGCTGCTAAAGTGTTTGAAAATGAACATGTAATTGCCTTTCTTGACATTGGACAAGTAACAAAAGGACACACCCTTGTCATCCCGAAAGACCACCAAGCGAATATTTTCGAGCTTCAGGAAGATACCGCTGCGAAACTCTTTGCGGCCGTGCCTCAAATTGCAAGAGCGATCAAACAAGCCTTTCAACCTGTTGGTCTCAATCTCTTGAATAATAATGGCGAGTTAGCCGGGCAAAGTGTTTTCCACTATCATGTCCACTTGATTCCTCGTTACGGTGAAGGCGACGGATTTGGTGCCGTCTGGAAAACAAATGACGTGACACCCGAAGCGCGTACTGAAATCGCGCAAAAAATAGCGGACGCACTTTAA
- a CDS encoding tryptophan transporter, translated as MKPTLRLVLMALFLGIGTVLYAIIPGFVMGMKPDMLLSAMFLSIFFLADRRTIIILGLVTGVLSGLFSTMPGGFLPNVIDKLITSLIIFGLFMAFKKVIHSFLGAAILTVVGTIVSGTVFLSALGLIATLPKSFFALFTAVVLPAALINAVFMAIVYPIVAGIMVRSGHRSSNPKITA; from the coding sequence TTGAAACCTACGTTAAGATTAGTACTTATGGCTTTATTTTTAGGAATTGGGACAGTGCTTTACGCCATTATTCCCGGCTTTGTGATGGGGATGAAGCCAGACATGCTGTTGTCAGCCATGTTCTTGTCGATTTTCTTCTTAGCCGATCGACGGACGATTATTATTTTAGGTTTAGTCACAGGCGTCTTGTCAGGACTTTTTTCAACAATGCCAGGTGGATTCTTACCGAACGTCATAGATAAACTGATCACTTCATTGATTATTTTCGGTTTGTTTATGGCCTTCAAAAAAGTCATTCATTCATTTTTAGGGGCAGCAATTCTGACAGTGGTTGGTACGATTGTGAGCGGAACCGTGTTCTTAAGTGCATTAGGGTTAATCGCAACCTTGCCGAAATCCTTCTTTGCTCTTTTCACAGCGGTCGTTCTTCCAGCAGCTTTGATTAACGCTGTTTTTATGGCCATTGTTTACCCTATTGTAGCAGGCATTATGGTTCGAAGCGGTCACCGCTCTTCCAACCCAAAAATAACAGCTTAA
- a CDS encoding peptidylprolyl isomerase has protein sequence MKKLVATTAVIFGIFSLTACGNPTIVKTKAGNITQQDFYKELKSEYGNQVIQNMVYTKLLQDKYTVTKKEINAKIKEVTDSLGGSDQLQAALQQQGMTMSQFKDNVKTQLLLLKAETKNVKVTNADLQKYFNANKSNYIEVKARHILVDKKSTADMIEKKLANGADFATLAKKYSTDTGSKDKGGELGWVKKGTMVQQFEDALFKLKKGQITTTPVKSDYGYHIIQAEDIKDSLSDFKSQVTEDYKASKAEDQQVVLNSLIKNGGIKVNDSQFKDLFKQQAVTSTDSSSTGTDTSTDSSSSSSSSSDSSSSSSSSK, from the coding sequence ATGAAAAAATTGGTAGCAACAACGGCCGTCATTTTCGGGATCTTCAGTCTGACAGCATGTGGAAATCCAACGATTGTGAAAACAAAGGCTGGAAATATTACGCAACAAGATTTTTATAAGGAACTGAAATCTGAATACGGCAACCAAGTTATCCAAAATATGGTATATACTAAATTACTTCAAGATAAATATACCGTTACGAAAAAAGAAATTAACGCCAAAATTAAAGAAGTAACGGATTCTTTAGGCGGCTCTGACCAACTTCAAGCAGCTCTTCAACAACAAGGGATGACAATGTCACAGTTCAAAGACAACGTTAAGACACAGCTATTGTTGTTAAAAGCCGAAACAAAGAATGTCAAAGTGACAAATGCTGATCTTCAAAAATATTTTAATGCAAATAAGAGCAATTACATTGAAGTTAAAGCACGTCATATTCTTGTTGACAAGAAGTCCACAGCTGACATGATCGAGAAGAAATTGGCAAATGGTGCGGACTTTGCAACGTTAGCTAAAAAATATTCAACGGATACAGGTTCAAAAGACAAAGGCGGCGAACTTGGCTGGGTGAAAAAAGGAACAATGGTACAGCAGTTTGAAGATGCCTTGTTCAAGCTTAAAAAAGGACAAATTACCACAACTCCAGTCAAGTCTGACTATGGGTACCACATTATCCAAGCCGAGGATATTAAAGACAGTCTTTCTGATTTCAAATCCCAAGTTACAGAAGACTATAAGGCCTCCAAGGCTGAAGATCAACAGGTTGTCCTTAACAGTTTGATCAAGAATGGCGGTATTAAAGTGAATGACAGCCAATTTAAAGATCTATTCAAGCAACAAGCTGTTACAAGCACAGACAGCTCTAGCACTGGTACTGATACGAGTACAGACAGCAGCAGTAGCTCAAGTTCAAGCAGCGATTCAAGCTCAAGCAGTTCTTCCAGCAAATAA
- a CDS encoding DUF3267 domain-containing protein has protein sequence MNCWKSFNITKDHGSIRLIILSLFFMVTFFIFFNISVAAFFNKTTVVAFNPFIIVVIFLLVMPLHKILHGLPLWLTRKKTIFQWNRTLILPSLRFNQLLSKRLCLMVMIFPALIGTVLTIVLTWAFPSGMDYFGTYGALNFGISAIDFLYIINLLKAPHQSYIEDDQNGCKILIKQTS, from the coding sequence GTGAATTGTTGGAAATCATTTAATATAACGAAGGACCATGGCTCAATACGGCTTATTATTCTATCGCTTTTTTTCATGGTTACCTTTTTCATCTTTTTCAACATCTCCGTGGCAGCGTTCTTTAACAAAACAACAGTAGTAGCCTTTAATCCCTTTATAATAGTGGTTATTTTTCTATTGGTCATGCCGCTTCACAAGATTTTGCATGGTCTTCCACTATGGCTTACCAGAAAGAAAACGATTTTCCAATGGAATCGGACGCTAATTCTCCCCTCTTTACGTTTTAATCAACTGCTCTCCAAGCGATTATGCCTAATGGTGATGATCTTTCCTGCTTTAATAGGGACTGTCCTGACGATCGTCTTAACATGGGCATTCCCATCAGGTATGGACTATTTCGGGACGTATGGAGCCCTGAATTTTGGCATTTCAGCCATCGATTTCTTATATATTATTAATCTGTTAAAAGCTCCACACCAATCTTATATAGAAGACGATCAAAATGGGTGCAAAATTCTTATAAAACAAACGAGTTAA
- a CDS encoding sporulation YhaL family protein produces the protein MKKGAKRSLWIIGGLAGIFVLKTLGVFSLISTLPWWMYFVIAGILFSGYQFIKANQEDRQADQAFIEEQGQVYMERIEKARKKRSS, from the coding sequence ATGAAAAAAGGAGCCAAACGTTCACTTTGGATCATTGGCGGTCTTGCCGGCATTTTTGTGTTGAAGACTTTAGGCGTCTTTTCCCTTATTTCCACGTTACCTTGGTGGATGTATTTTGTCATTGCCGGGATCCTTTTTAGCGGGTATCAATTCATTAAGGCTAATCAAGAGGACCGCCAAGCTGACCAAGCTTTTATAGAAGAGCAAGGACAGGTTTATATGGAGCGGATCGAAAAGGCACGCAAAAAAAGAAGCAGTTAA
- a CDS encoding response regulator transcription factor, which translates to MSDWTFHINLVEDEENLAAILTTYLENENWKVSTFHSAEEALEHLHNGAHLWILDVMLPGMSGHDLIKEVKAVHSEKPVIFISARDQDLDRITGLELGSEDYLTKPFLPKELVIRVQKLLHRVYGQGIKTHVIDLSDYHIDVTRRKVHDDSGAEIELTMKEFDVLFFLLENTNVAKTREEILSEVWGEDYYGSNRAVDDVVRRIRKKMPRLSLETLYGAGYRIVT; encoded by the coding sequence ATGAGTGATTGGACGTTTCATATTAATCTAGTTGAGGATGAAGAAAACCTTGCAGCCATATTAACAACATATCTAGAAAATGAAAACTGGAAGGTTTCTACTTTTCATAGTGCAGAGGAAGCTTTGGAACATCTTCATAATGGGGCCCATCTCTGGATATTAGATGTTATGCTTCCAGGCATGTCTGGTCATGATTTAATCAAGGAAGTTAAGGCGGTTCACTCTGAAAAGCCGGTCATCTTTATTTCTGCTCGCGATCAGGATCTTGACCGTATTACAGGACTTGAATTGGGCAGTGAAGACTACTTAACGAAGCCTTTTCTTCCAAAAGAATTGGTTATTCGTGTCCAAAAATTGCTGCATCGTGTTTATGGGCAAGGCATCAAAACCCATGTTATTGATCTTTCCGATTACCATATTGATGTAACAAGAAGGAAAGTGCATGATGACAGTGGTGCTGAAATTGAATTGACGATGAAGGAATTTGATGTCCTCTTCTTCCTTTTAGAAAATACGAATGTCGCTAAGACAAGAGAAGAAATTTTATCTGAAGTATGGGGAGAAGATTATTACGGCTCCAATCGGGCAGTGGACGACGTCGTCCGGCGCATTCGAAAGAAGATGCCAAGGCTTTCGCTTGAAACACTGTATGGAGCCGGCTATAGGATTGTGACCTAA
- a CDS encoding MerR family transcriptional regulator, with product MERGFKIDEVAKQSGLSKRTIRYYEEIGLLDSPPRSKGGTRIYSDKHVELLKKVTTIKEVLGFSLQELVHYMSLRENFEQTRANYLQVKELKDSISEKTSLEEMGKTLDKQILVIEDKMQKILSVQKELVTLRERVRARIGSLEQELEMKRGESRHDATS from the coding sequence ATGGAAAGGGGTTTTAAAATTGATGAAGTCGCCAAACAGTCTGGATTAAGCAAGCGGACGATTCGTTACTATGAAGAAATTGGTTTATTGGATTCACCACCTCGCAGCAAGGGAGGAACGCGAATCTACTCTGACAAGCATGTTGAACTTTTGAAAAAAGTCACGACCATCAAAGAAGTGTTAGGCTTTTCCTTGCAGGAGCTCGTCCATTATATGTCGCTTAGGGAAAATTTTGAACAGACACGTGCAAATTATCTTCAAGTAAAAGAATTAAAGGACTCAATTAGTGAAAAAACGAGCCTGGAGGAAATGGGTAAGACACTGGATAAACAAATTCTTGTGATTGAAGATAAAATGCAAAAAATACTTAGCGTTCAAAAGGAACTTGTCACGTTAAGAGAGAGAGTACGGGCGCGGATTGGGTCGTTAGAACAAGAATTAGAAATGAAAAGAGGAGAGAGTCGACATGACGCAACAAGCTGA